From the genome of Isachenkonia alkalipeptolytica, one region includes:
- a CDS encoding ABC transporter ATP-binding protein, translated as MNIIEVKNLSKSYDNFQAVKGINFTVEKGEVFGFLGPNGAGKTTTINMLTGLAKPSSGEITIAGENGIDGIKKVQQVIGIVPDESNLYDDMSGFDNLVFCASLYGMKKSLREKRATELLKQFSLDDTGDRPFKAYSKGMKRKLTIAAGIIHSPEILFLDEPTTGIDVESARQIRRMIKELNQKGTTIFLTTHYIEDAERLCHRIGFIVTGNVIKVSKVEKLMRDAQQDNIVEFRTDKNNLDLKDQLLSTFPDISILSQSKNCIRISSPFSIELMPFMQFFEGLNIKISEAKIIHPSLEEVFVKITGIEINKLKKEQEGQKR; from the coding sequence TTGAACATCATAGAAGTGAAAAATCTTAGTAAAAGTTATGATAATTTTCAAGCGGTGAAAGGCATCAACTTTACCGTTGAAAAAGGGGAAGTCTTCGGATTCCTTGGTCCTAACGGTGCGGGTAAAACTACCACCATCAATATGCTGACCGGCCTTGCAAAACCATCTTCGGGAGAAATAACTATTGCCGGAGAAAACGGGATTGATGGTATTAAAAAGGTACAGCAGGTTATCGGTATTGTTCCCGATGAGAGTAATCTATATGACGATATGAGCGGCTTTGACAATCTTGTTTTTTGTGCCTCCTTGTATGGTATGAAAAAGAGTCTCCGGGAGAAACGAGCAACGGAACTATTAAAACAATTTTCCTTAGATGATACGGGGGATCGTCCATTCAAAGCCTACTCCAAAGGTATGAAGCGAAAACTTACCATCGCCGCCGGCATCATTCATTCCCCTGAAATTCTCTTTCTTGATGAGCCTACCACGGGTATTGATGTGGAGAGTGCACGACAAATTCGAAGAATGATTAAAGAGCTCAATCAAAAAGGCACTACAATTTTTTTAACCACCCATTACATTGAAGATGCGGAGAGACTTTGTCACAGAATTGGATTTATAGTAACCGGAAATGTCATTAAGGTAAGCAAAGTGGAAAAGTTAATGAGAGATGCTCAGCAAGACAATATTGTGGAGTTTCGAACGGATAAAAACAACTTGGATCTCAAAGATCAGCTCCTCAGCACTTTTCCTGATATTTCAATTCTGTCCCAGTCCAAAAACTGTATACGTATCAGCTCTCCTTTTTCCATAGAACTTATGCCTTTTATGCAGTTTTTTGAAGGGTTGAATATCAAAATTAGTGAAGCGAAAATCATCCACCCCTCTTTAGAGGAAGTGTTTGTAAAAATAACCGGGATCGAGATTAATAAACTGAAAAAAGAACAGGAGGGACAAAAGCGATGA
- a CDS encoding ArsR/SmtB family transcription factor produces the protein MDKFVAIMRALGDQNRYHIVASLLQHNYCVGALAKRLGLSESAVSQHLKVLRNAGVVKGERKGYYTHYSVDRELLKSAASELTALGNLEKLPMECSKSRGSSHSCSRKEVKQNG, from the coding sequence TTGGATAAATTTGTCGCAATTATGCGAGCTTTGGGGGACCAGAACCGATACCATATCGTGGCGTCTCTTCTACAACATAACTACTGTGTTGGTGCGTTGGCAAAAAGATTGGGATTGTCTGAGTCTGCCGTATCCCAGCACTTAAAAGTTCTTAGAAATGCCGGCGTGGTAAAGGGAGAAAGAAAAGGCTACTATACCCACTACTCCGTAGACCGGGAGTTGTTAAAGAGTGCGGCATCGGAACTTACAGCCTTAGGGAATCTGGAAAAACTCCCCATGGAATGTTCAAAATCCCGAGGGAGTAGTCACTCCTGCTCTCGAAAGGAGGTGAAACAAAATGGATAA
- a CDS encoding flavodoxin domain-containing protein produces the protein MNSKIIYFTKTGHSRKIAKRLEKDLQVEALDVKENPKLENVDLLFVIGGIYGGKSDPMLLTYVENLDQGVAKKAVLMTSSTGMKNTQDQVRQILVSKGIKVSKDEFICKGSFLWIFAKGYPNEEDLSNAVDFGKRQLEE, from the coding sequence ATGAACTCAAAAATTATCTACTTTACCAAAACCGGTCATTCGCGAAAAATTGCAAAGCGTCTGGAAAAAGATTTACAGGTAGAAGCCCTGGATGTAAAAGAAAATCCAAAGCTCGAAAACGTGGATTTGCTCTTTGTGATAGGGGGCATTTACGGAGGGAAAAGTGATCCGATGTTATTGACCTATGTTGAAAACCTGGATCAAGGAGTTGCAAAAAAGGCGGTACTGATGACTTCCAGCACCGGTATGAAAAATACTCAGGATCAGGTGCGCCAGATCTTGGTGAGCAAAGGGATTAAAGTGTCGAAGGATGAGTTTATTTGTAAAGGTAGCTTCCTCTGGATTTTTGCAAAGGGTTATCCCAACGAAGAGGACCTTTCTAATGCGGTGGATTTTGGGAAAAGACAGTTGGAAGAGTAA
- a CDS encoding CapA family protein produces MFNKKIISLLIILLIGVFLITGCNIQQSDAPEPNQENGELNEQNNNVGEDSLEDQENQDSEESEEVQEVEEFTEVTISAVGDVMVHQSQLDAQYDAGEDAYDFHNNFLHLKPYLDQSDINMANLETTFAGPERGYSSFPMFNTPDALGEALRDAGFQFISTINNHTYDTGEQGFFRTLEVLDDQGLTAIGTRSDESEKRYTIEEVENIKVGMTGYTYETEKMGESISLNGIPVPPHIQPLMNTFHDHYQEEDIKEMEEIIEAMKKDGADIIVFFLHWGNEYQREPSGYQTQLANKLSELGVDVIFGSHPHVVQPMDIIENDGHETLVVYSMGNLISNQREETLRNYTSNAEYTEDGLMVHATFEKSSLSEEIERTSVEYTPLWVHRYNEGSGFGYEVLPVAETIDNFEDFDIQSEDLRDRIRTSLERTEEIVLQNNDTFILKKDATH; encoded by the coding sequence TTGTTTAACAAAAAAATTATTTCCTTGCTGATAATATTATTAATTGGAGTTTTTTTGATTACTGGATGCAATATTCAACAATCAGATGCCCCGGAACCCAATCAAGAAAACGGAGAACTAAATGAACAGAATAACAACGTCGGAGAAGACAGCCTGGAGGATCAGGAAAATCAAGACTCGGAAGAGTCGGAAGAAGTTCAAGAAGTTGAAGAGTTCACAGAGGTTACCATATCCGCCGTCGGTGATGTGATGGTTCACCAAAGTCAATTGGACGCCCAGTACGATGCAGGGGAGGATGCCTATGATTTTCATAACAACTTTTTGCATCTGAAGCCTTACTTAGATCAAAGCGATATCAATATGGCTAACCTGGAAACCACCTTTGCAGGACCGGAGCGGGGGTATTCCAGTTTCCCTATGTTTAACACTCCCGATGCCCTGGGAGAAGCTCTAAGGGATGCGGGTTTTCAGTTTATCAGCACGATCAACAACCACACCTATGATACCGGTGAACAAGGCTTCTTCAGAACCCTGGAGGTTTTAGACGATCAGGGGCTTACGGCCATAGGTACCCGCAGCGATGAATCCGAGAAACGGTATACCATTGAAGAAGTGGAAAATATAAAAGTCGGTATGACTGGATATACCTATGAAACTGAAAAAATGGGAGAAAGTATCTCCCTAAACGGTATTCCCGTACCACCACATATCCAGCCCTTGATGAATACCTTTCATGACCACTACCAGGAAGAGGATATTAAGGAAATGGAAGAAATTATAGAGGCTATGAAAAAAGACGGTGCCGACATTATTGTGTTTTTTCTTCATTGGGGAAATGAATATCAGCGAGAACCCAGCGGTTATCAAACCCAATTAGCCAATAAATTATCGGAGCTTGGCGTTGATGTGATTTTCGGTAGCCATCCCCATGTGGTCCAGCCCATGGATATTATAGAAAATGACGGCCACGAAACCTTGGTGGTGTATTCCATGGGAAACTTGATTTCCAACCAGAGAGAGGAGACTTTAAGAAACTACACTTCCAATGCGGAGTACACGGAGGACGGTTTAATGGTCCACGCTACCTTTGAAAAGAGCTCCTTAAGTGAAGAGATTGAAAGAACCTCCGTAGAATACACCCCGCTATGGGTTCATCGCTATAATGAAGGAAGCGGTTTTGGATATGAAGTCCTCCCTGTGGCGGAGACCATCGATAATTTTGAAGACTTTGATATTCAATCGGAAGACCTTAGGGATCGAATAAGAACATCCTTGGAAAGAACCGAGGAAATAGTACTTCAGAATAATGACACTTTTATTCTTAAAAAAGATGCTACGCACTAG
- a CDS encoding D-alanyl-D-alanine carboxypeptidase family protein yields MTNTNQSNTPKISKIMNKQGKVFNNKILILVLLMALSLVITGCNIDSVDNDSEDNGDTGEVEEDGETTDPIDGDSEDKGETEPTEPETLAEELGIEEINETMYTLISVPYREEPIYEAEVLGKIDAKEPVEASGIVANGWIRLETEDTSAYIHQAFLSEEEIETMTWGSGEMEEEMVILPNPEDIEAIVNKEIALTPDFHPEDLVQPDVPWAEVSNYRYMRIEAAEALEDLFDHASEEGLTLLGRTGFRSYEAQENIFINFVNNHGYEEARTFSAKPGQSEHQTGLAMDITADSVDGGLSSDFGSTEEGKWVEENAHLHGYIIRYPKEKEEITGYIYEPWHIRYVGEELATELYETGLTMEEYFGQVQ; encoded by the coding sequence ATGACCAACACCAATCAGAGCAATACCCCCAAAATAAGTAAGATCATGAACAAACAAGGAAAAGTTTTTAATAATAAAATTCTGATATTAGTACTTCTAATGGCCCTCTCCCTTGTAATTACAGGATGCAATATTGATTCAGTAGACAATGACTCTGAGGACAACGGCGACACGGGAGAAGTTGAAGAAGATGGAGAAACCACCGATCCCATTGATGGGGATAGTGAAGATAAGGGAGAAACAGAGCCCACCGAACCGGAAACCTTAGCCGAGGAGCTGGGCATTGAAGAAATCAATGAAACCATGTACACTCTTATATCGGTTCCTTATCGTGAAGAGCCTATCTATGAGGCGGAGGTTCTTGGCAAGATTGATGCGAAAGAACCAGTGGAAGCTTCGGGGATCGTAGCCAATGGATGGATCCGGCTAGAAACCGAAGACACCTCGGCATATATCCACCAAGCTTTTTTATCGGAGGAAGAAATCGAGACGATGACCTGGGGAAGCGGAGAAATGGAAGAGGAAATGGTCATTCTTCCAAATCCTGAGGATATTGAAGCCATTGTAAATAAAGAGATCGCCTTAACCCCGGACTTCCATCCCGAAGATTTAGTTCAACCGGATGTCCCTTGGGCAGAAGTATCCAATTACCGCTATATGCGCATTGAAGCCGCTGAAGCCTTAGAGGATTTATTCGATCACGCTTCAGAGGAAGGTCTCACTCTATTGGGTAGAACCGGGTTCCGAAGTTACGAAGCCCAGGAAAACATTTTTATCAACTTTGTAAACAATCACGGTTATGAAGAGGCAAGAACCTTCAGCGCAAAACCGGGACAAAGTGAACATCAAACGGGACTTGCCATGGATATTACCGCTGACAGTGTAGACGGTGGGTTATCTTCAGACTTTGGTAGCACCGAGGAAGGCAAGTGGGTTGAAGAAAATGCCCACTTACACGGTTATATTATTCGGTACCCCAAAGAGAAAGAAGAAATTACAGGATATATCTACGAACCATGGCACATACGTTATGTAGGAGAGGAGCTTGCAACAGAGCTTTACGAAACGGGTTTAACCATGGAAGAGTATTTTGGTCAAGTCCAATAA
- a CDS encoding sensor histidine kinase, with the protein MLAEMIFALVNRLGLIIILAVIISKIGIFKRLIIKRNASKKDKLILAVVFGVIGILGTYSSVPVNGALANTRVVGVMVGALLGGPLVGLGAAIIAGGHRFLIDIGGFTAIACGISTIVEGLMGGYFYYYLRNKKQKWKYALFFGMLAEIAQMGIILLIARPFADALALVQIILVPMVFVNSIGIALFVGILENIYNEQERIAAGQAEKALKIANLTLPYLRKGLKEDVANKVVEIIYQDVDIAAVSITDGEKILAHIGKGGDHHKTGEPVRTRATMEVLADGKHRIIRKKGGIYCSHDNCPLKAAVVVPLKEQDITVGTLKLYRETEHSITHLDEKLALGLAQLFSTQIEVSRVEAQEKLLVDAELRALQAQINPHFLFNAINTIQSFMLFDGKRAKGLLNSLAVLFRKSLSTQGELVDFDQEISHIQSYLEIEEARFGDRLKVEYDLHTGDGVRVPPLILQPIVENAVVHGILPKSDGGIVKISSLIRNEDYLVRIEDNGTGISTTRIPELLKENPREGQRTSVGLINIHKRLTTLYGEDYGMKIQSSKGKGTQVEVRFPLGA; encoded by the coding sequence ATGTTAGCAGAAATGATTTTCGCCTTAGTAAATCGATTAGGACTGATCATCATCTTAGCGGTGATCATCTCTAAAATAGGAATATTTAAACGCTTGATTATAAAACGAAATGCCAGTAAAAAGGACAAACTGATCCTTGCAGTGGTATTCGGAGTTATCGGCATCCTTGGAACCTACTCCAGTGTACCGGTTAACGGAGCCCTTGCCAACACCCGGGTGGTGGGCGTCATGGTGGGCGCTCTGCTGGGAGGGCCTCTGGTGGGGCTTGGAGCCGCCATTATCGCTGGAGGCCATCGTTTTCTAATTGATATCGGAGGCTTTACTGCGATTGCCTGTGGGATTTCCACCATCGTGGAAGGACTGATGGGAGGATATTTTTACTATTATCTTCGAAATAAAAAGCAGAAATGGAAATACGCACTGTTTTTCGGAATGCTTGCGGAAATAGCTCAGATGGGTATTATTTTACTGATTGCACGACCCTTTGCTGATGCTCTGGCCTTGGTGCAGATCATCCTGGTGCCCATGGTATTCGTCAATTCCATCGGGATTGCTCTTTTTGTAGGAATCCTTGAGAATATCTATAATGAACAGGAACGAATTGCTGCGGGTCAGGCAGAAAAAGCCTTAAAAATTGCCAACCTTACTTTACCCTATCTTCGAAAGGGACTGAAGGAGGATGTAGCAAATAAGGTCGTGGAAATCATCTATCAGGATGTGGATATTGCTGCGGTCTCCATTACCGATGGAGAAAAAATTCTTGCTCATATCGGAAAAGGAGGGGACCACCATAAAACCGGAGAACCAGTGCGAACAAGAGCCACTATGGAAGTTCTTGCCGATGGCAAGCATCGAATTATTCGGAAAAAAGGTGGAATCTACTGTAGTCATGATAACTGTCCATTAAAGGCCGCTGTGGTGGTTCCTTTAAAGGAGCAGGATATAACAGTGGGAACACTGAAACTATACCGGGAGACAGAGCACAGCATTACCCATTTGGATGAAAAACTGGCCCTGGGGCTTGCTCAGCTGTTCTCCACCCAAATTGAAGTCAGCCGGGTGGAAGCCCAGGAAAAGCTCCTGGTAGATGCGGAGCTACGGGCCCTGCAGGCTCAGATCAATCCCCATTTTCTTTTCAATGCCATCAACACGATCCAATCCTTCATGCTCTTTGACGGCAAACGGGCCAAGGGTCTATTAAACTCCCTGGCGGTGCTCTTTCGAAAAAGCCTTTCCACCCAAGGAGAACTCGTGGACTTTGACCAGGAAATCTCTCATATTCAGTCCTATTTGGAAATTGAAGAGGCAAGGTTCGGAGACCGACTGAAAGTGGAGTACGATCTTCATACCGGCGACGGGGTAAGGGTTCCGCCGTTAATTTTGCAACCGATTGTGGAAAATGCCGTGGTTCATGGTATTCTTCCTAAATCGGATGGGGGAATTGTGAAAATCTCCTCGTTGATCAGAAATGAAGATTATCTGGTTCGAATTGAAGATAACGGCACAGGCATCTCAACGACAAGAATTCCTGAACTGTTGAAGGAAAACCCAAGGGAAGGACAGCGAACCTCCGTAGGATTGATCAATATCCACAAACGCTTAACCACTCTATATGGAGAAGATTACGGAATGAAAATTCAAAGTTCCAAAGGAAAAGGAACCCAAGTGGAAGTTCGCTTCCCACTGGGAGCATAA
- a CDS encoding LytR/AlgR family response regulator transcription factor: MEILIVDDEMPARKQLRALLQDYNSIELSIEEAKSGEEALNFLKGRTFDVVFLDIQLQDMTGLEIAEEMVLRKYPSKIVFVTAFDEYALKAFDYAAVDYLLKPIDDQRFEKTLLRIEKEYREKGKKALENPISSVQRLLKEHLQEKHQSKKLTLEREDRLYVLDIEEVIYIETEEGNTKVVTSKGDFSSNFTLTEWETKLPDPPFFRIHRSFLVNLEKIEEVVYWFNNSLQIKVKERPDNLIPVSRSRSKSFKKKMNIQN; this comes from the coding sequence ATGGAAATTTTAATCGTGGACGATGAAATGCCAGCGCGGAAACAGCTTCGCGCCCTTCTTCAGGATTATAATAGCATCGAGTTGTCCATAGAAGAAGCGAAAAGCGGTGAGGAAGCCCTAAATTTTTTGAAGGGAAGAACCTTCGACGTGGTGTTTTTGGATATTCAGCTACAGGATATGACGGGTTTGGAAATTGCAGAAGAGATGGTATTGAGAAAATATCCTTCGAAAATCGTATTCGTTACTGCCTTCGACGAATATGCCTTAAAAGCCTTTGACTACGCCGCTGTTGATTATTTATTGAAGCCCATCGATGATCAAAGGTTTGAAAAGACCTTACTACGGATCGAAAAAGAATACCGGGAAAAGGGGAAAAAAGCTCTGGAAAACCCGATTTCCTCGGTACAGCGTCTGTTAAAGGAACATCTTCAAGAAAAACATCAGTCTAAAAAACTGACATTGGAGCGAGAGGACCGGTTGTATGTTTTGGATATTGAAGAAGTCATTTATATTGAAACTGAAGAAGGGAATACGAAAGTGGTAACCAGTAAAGGGGATTTTTCTTCTAACTTTACGTTGACGGAGTGGGAAACTAAATTACCGGATCCTCCTTTTTTTCGAATCCATCGAAGCTTTCTTGTGAACTTGGAAAAGATTGAGGAAGTGGTTTACTGGTTTAACAACTCACTGCAGATAAAAGTGAAGGAGAGACCGGATAATCTGATTCCAGTGAGTCGAAGCAGAAGCAAGAGCTTTAAGAAAAAGATGAATATCCAGAATTAG
- a CDS encoding carbon starvation CstA family protein: protein MALLFISIVVLVFGYVLYGKFVEKVFGIKEERETPAVEMADGVDFIEMPWYKLYLIQFLNIAGLGPIYGAVAGALWGPQAFIWIVLGSIFAGGVHDYFSGMLSIRNGGSSIAEVVGKYLGGGAKQFMRGFSVVLLVLVGTVFMTGPSMLLGNLNFLGIGSTQVWLGIVLAYYFLATILPVDKIIGKIYPVFGAVLIIMALGIAAMLLVGGYQLPPLTAENIHPGDLSVWPLLFITIACGAISGFHATQSPLMARCCGKESEGRRVFYGSMISEGIIALVWAAAAMSFFYGTDGLSGALDAGGPGAVVYDVSTSLMGVVGGLLAMLGVIACPITSGDTAFRSARLAVADFLKSDQKVLKKRLIVALPLFVIGFSLSLIDFDIIWRYFAWSNQTLATVVLWASAAYLVQNQKFHWIATVPATFMTAVIVTYILQAPEGFQLATSISYPIGIIAAILTFGWFMLKGQKHKVKEVLEG from the coding sequence ATGGCATTATTATTTATTTCTATAGTCGTATTGGTTTTCGGATATGTGCTGTACGGTAAATTTGTGGAAAAAGTATTCGGTATCAAGGAGGAGCGGGAAACTCCTGCGGTGGAAATGGCTGATGGGGTGGATTTTATTGAAATGCCTTGGTACAAACTATATTTGATTCAATTTTTAAACATTGCAGGGCTTGGACCAATCTATGGAGCGGTGGCAGGTGCTCTCTGGGGACCTCAAGCTTTTATCTGGATTGTCCTTGGGAGCATTTTTGCAGGAGGCGTCCATGACTACTTTTCGGGGATGTTATCTATAAGAAACGGCGGATCCAGTATTGCCGAAGTTGTGGGTAAATATTTAGGGGGCGGCGCCAAACAGTTTATGAGAGGCTTCTCTGTTGTTCTATTAGTGTTGGTGGGTACCGTATTTATGACAGGGCCCTCCATGCTTCTTGGTAATTTGAACTTTTTAGGAATTGGCTCCACTCAAGTGTGGTTGGGAATTGTTTTAGCCTATTATTTTCTGGCGACGATTTTACCGGTGGATAAGATTATCGGAAAGATTTATCCCGTATTCGGCGCGGTACTGATTATTATGGCGTTGGGAATTGCAGCGATGCTGCTGGTAGGAGGGTATCAATTACCACCTCTTACTGCAGAGAATATTCATCCCGGTGATCTTTCCGTATGGCCATTATTATTCATTACGATTGCCTGTGGAGCCATCAGTGGATTCCATGCAACTCAGTCGCCCTTAATGGCACGGTGTTGCGGTAAGGAAAGTGAAGGGCGAAGGGTATTTTACGGATCTATGATTTCCGAAGGGATCATTGCTTTGGTATGGGCAGCGGCGGCTATGAGCTTCTTTTACGGAACTGACGGACTTTCAGGAGCCCTGGATGCCGGTGGTCCCGGAGCCGTAGTCTATGATGTTTCCACATCCTTAATGGGTGTTGTTGGCGGACTGTTAGCTATGCTCGGCGTTATTGCCTGTCCCATTACTTCGGGAGACACCGCTTTTCGAAGCGCTCGCTTGGCCGTTGCTGATTTTTTAAAGAGTGATCAAAAAGTGTTGAAAAAGAGACTTATAGTAGCGCTACCTCTTTTCGTGATCGGATTCTCTTTAAGTTTGATCGATTTTGATATTATTTGGAGATACTTTGCCTGGTCGAACCAAACCTTAGCTACAGTAGTGCTTTGGGCTTCAGCGGCGTACCTGGTGCAAAATCAGAAGTTTCATTGGATTGCAACGGTTCCGGCAACCTTTATGACTGCAGTGATTGTCACCTATATTTTACAAGCACCGGAAGGCTTTCAGTTGGCAACTTCTATTTCCTATCCAATTGGAATTATTGCCGCTATCCTCACCTTTGGGTGGTTTATGTTAAAGGGGCAAAAACATAAGGTGAAAGAAGTTTTAGAAGGATAA
- a CDS encoding GDSL-type esterase/lipase family protein, with protein MLKFIKNYLWPVFLVLFIIGSGFFIFGVYNSFQVVSGEVSEEPSEDATENEEEDFIEDPLDENDDEETTEVPGEDAEEIREDSSEGLNFISLGDSLARGTGDDEGLGFSGRVVENLRDSSDEPITYNNFAVDGFQSPQLLELFENPDLMEEIEKADIIFLSIGGNDLRRIQNLAVEEQERAYESLEEMYFETLEETFRLLRGENPEALVIFLGLYNLDYSEVNQDETEFLLRWNAAANQWISLEENAVFIPTYDLFQFQLETFLSFDGLHPNDEGYEAIAQRIIDVLPSFD; from the coding sequence ATGTTGAAATTTATTAAAAATTATTTATGGCCCGTATTTCTAGTGCTTTTCATTATTGGAAGCGGATTTTTCATCTTCGGCGTGTATAATTCTTTTCAGGTCGTCTCCGGTGAGGTTTCAGAAGAACCTTCTGAGGATGCTACGGAGAATGAAGAGGAGGATTTCATCGAAGACCCGTTGGATGAAAACGACGACGAAGAAACCACCGAGGTCCCCGGAGAGGACGCAGAGGAAATTAGGGAAGATTCTTCGGAAGGGCTTAATTTTATAAGTCTCGGCGATTCTTTAGCTCGAGGTACCGGAGATGATGAGGGACTCGGTTTTTCAGGAAGAGTTGTAGAAAATCTTCGAGACTCCTCCGATGAGCCCATCACCTATAATAACTTTGCCGTGGACGGTTTTCAAAGCCCCCAGTTACTGGAGCTTTTTGAAAATCCTGACCTAATGGAGGAAATCGAAAAAGCCGATATTATTTTCCTCTCCATCGGCGGAAATGATTTGCGAAGGATTCAAAATCTGGCAGTAGAAGAACAGGAAAGAGCCTATGAATCCTTGGAGGAGATGTACTTTGAAACCCTGGAAGAGACCTTCCGCCTGTTACGCGGTGAAAACCCCGAGGCTCTGGTCATCTTCCTCGGTCTTTATAATTTGGACTACTCGGAAGTCAATCAGGATGAGACTGAATTTCTTCTACGCTGGAATGCCGCTGCTAATCAGTGGATTTCCTTAGAAGAGAATGCAGTGTTTATTCCCACCTATGACCTTTTCCAGTTTCAATTAGAAACATTTCTTTCCTTTGACGGTCTTCATCCCAACGATGAAGGCTATGAAGCCATCGCACAACGGATCATTGATGTTCTTCCCTCTTTTGATTAG
- a CDS encoding ABC transporter permease subunit, with product MKLYNLVGNEILKLFMKKRLFVVLGILLILIGLFAYGEQYTRDRTEARVAEELGIEDVDDWREITNQQLRDLDRRLENPFIPEEGRASLEVRAEQLRYYLEEDINPTTFSAGQFMSNFMEQSIFLFLPLLIILLGADIVSKESTTGTIKLLMTRPVPRWKILTSKVLALMVLEMLVIFAMAGISLVIAYFTFGSLGFGEPVITGFRIVDGSLDTSNIQTVSLGLYNIMVYSLGYIVAFTIGKMALMVSVLVKSTPAAIGIMMSSLIGGTFLSFFIGDWELTRYLFNVNLQLTDFLSGNLQQVEGLSLGFSVAVLMAWALGSVIIAYGVFQYKDFMD from the coding sequence ATGAAATTGTATAATCTGGTAGGCAACGAGATACTAAAACTTTTTATGAAAAAACGGCTGTTTGTGGTTCTGGGCATTCTTTTAATTTTAATCGGGTTATTCGCCTATGGGGAACAGTACACCCGGGACCGCACCGAAGCCCGAGTGGCAGAAGAGCTGGGGATTGAGGATGTCGACGACTGGCGGGAAATTACCAATCAACAGCTTCGGGATTTGGACCGACGGTTAGAAAATCCCTTCATCCCCGAGGAAGGCCGGGCTTCCCTGGAAGTTCGGGCAGAGCAGCTTCGTTACTATTTAGAAGAGGACATCAACCCCACTACCTTCAGTGCAGGACAATTCATGAGTAACTTTATGGAACAGTCTATATTTCTCTTTCTCCCTTTATTGATTATCCTGTTGGGAGCCGACATTGTCTCGAAGGAATCCACCACCGGTACCATTAAACTCTTAATGACCCGTCCGGTACCCCGTTGGAAAATCCTTACCTCAAAAGTTTTGGCCCTGATGGTGTTGGAGATGCTGGTGATTTTCGCTATGGCGGGGATTTCTTTAGTCATCGCTTACTTCACCTTCGGAAGCTTAGGTTTTGGAGAGCCGGTGATTACCGGGTTTCGGATCGTTGATGGCAGTCTCGATACTTCCAACATTCAAACCGTGAGTCTGGGTTTGTACAACATCATGGTTTACTCTTTAGGTTATATCGTTGCCTTTACCATTGGGAAAATGGCACTGATGGTTTCCGTATTAGTAAAGAGTACCCCGGCGGCTATCGGAATTATGATGTCTTCCTTAATCGGTGGCACTTTTCTCAGCTTCTTTATCGGTGACTGGGAATTGACCCGTTACCTTTTTAATGTAAATCTACAACTGACGGATTTCCTTTCAGGCAATCTCCAACAAGTGGAGGGACTTAGCCTGGGATTTTCCGTCGCTGTACTGATGGCTTGGGCCTTAGGTTCTGTAATTATCGCCTACGGTGTCTTTCAATATAAGGATTTTATGGATTAA